The Deltaproteobacteria bacterium region ATGCCGATACTCTTTATTTAAATCCTGTGATTCGAGAATAACCGGGCACCTTGCCGGGAATTTTTCCAGGGAATCGATTTGCCTTTCAATTTCTTTTACCCAGTTGTCTGCGGCTTGTGGATTATCTATCGCAATATAGCGGAGGATGTCCTTTATATCGGATTCTGCGACCCTGGTGATTTCAATCTTATACTTTGGCACTGCTCTTTAGCTCTTTTAGGAATGTGCGGGCCGTGCGAGTCCGATGTTCCCGCACGTCGCCTTCGGCTTCAGCCAGTAACAAACCCAGGTTGAATGCGTTCAGTTTTTTTT contains the following coding sequences:
- a CDS encoding type II toxin-antitoxin system RelE/ParE family toxin; translation: MPKYKIEITRVAESDIKDILRYIAIDNPQAADNWVKEIERQIDSLEKFPARCPVILESQDLNKEYRH